Below is a window of Haloglycomyces albus DSM 45210 DNA.
ATTTCGCCGATTCGATGTCGGATTCGATCTGGGCGATCAACGCTTCGGAGTCGGCCATTTCTTCGCTGCTGACCTTCTCTCCGTTGATGAACAGCGTCGGGGTTCCGCTGATGTCGTCACGGTCGAGGGCGCTGTCGTTGGATTCGTCGATCCAGCCGACGTATTTTTCGTCGTTGACGCCGTCTTCGAATTCCGAACCGAAGTCGTAGTCTTCGGCGATGGTGATGAGTTGGGAGTTGGTGAGGGTTTTACCGGAGCCTTCTTCGGGTTGGTTGTGGAAGACGTCCTGTGCGTACTCCAGGAATTGGATGTCGTCTCCGGTTTCGAGGGCGTTGATGACGGCGTTGCCGGCTCGGCTGGAGAATTCGCTGTTTTGATTGCTGTCGAGGAAGTTGAGGATGTGGTAGTTGAGGGTCACGTCCTCGTTCTCTACCCATTCGATGAGTTTCTCGCCGTATTCGCTTTCGAACTGCTTGCAGACCGGGCATTGGAAGTCGACGTAGAGGTCGAGGGTCACCGGTCCGTCGCCGAGAACGAGTCCGTAGTCGTCGGTGGTCGACGTTTCCGGGTTGACCACTTCGCGGTTTTCGTCGTCGCCGCTGTTGAGATAAATCCCGAGTCCGATGAGACCGCCGATGAGGACGATGGCGATGGTGACGACGGTGCTGAACAGTATTGTCTTGCGTCGCTTTTCGGCGGCCTGCTGTTGTTGCATCGCGGCAACGGCCTGCCTACGGGAATTAGTGCTCATGAATGGGTTCCTTATCGGGTCGGATAGTAACGTCGATGCGTTGTGCGGTGATCTCCGGGTTCGTGACCACCGCACCGATCCTCTTGTTGCGTTAATCGGCACAACGAGGTAAACGAGTATTAGACGCGGCCGCCTCGTGAGCCGTTCCTGATGGTGACTGAGGCAATAGGTGCTGTGGTGGTGCGGTGACTACCAGGTTCCGAAGGCGTGTCGTGAGTTCTGATCCAGTTGGAAACAGAGTTTGGACAGGTCTTTATTGAGGAAGTGTGCGATGTGGCGCACGGTGTAGGCGGTGAGGGCCGGTTCGTTGCGGT
It encodes the following:
- a CDS encoding DsbA family protein; this translates as MSTNSRRQAVAAMQQQQAAEKRRKTILFSTVVTIAIVLIGGLIGLGIYLNSGDDENREVVNPETSTTDDYGLVLGDGPVTLDLYVDFQCPVCKQFESEYGEKLIEWVENEDVTLNYHILNFLDSNQNSEFSSRAGNAVINALETGDDIQFLEYAQDVFHNQPEEGSGKTLTNSQLITIAEDYDFGSEFEDGVNDEKYVGWIDESNDSALDRDDISGTPTLFINGEKVSSEEMADSEALIAQIESDIESAK